Genomic DNA from Scylla paramamosain isolate STU-SP2022 chromosome 12, ASM3559412v1, whole genome shotgun sequence:
CCATGAGTAGCCTCAATGataccatgaaaaaaaaggcagtatACAATTAATGCACTTGATTATCAATTGACTGCAGCagtgtcctcttcttcccaaaTGAGTGAGACATGAATCACTGGCCACTGTCAACAGTAAACACAACTGTTTCAGTTCGAGCAGTGACTCATCTTGCCTCCTCCACTGCATTCATGACGTCTCTTAGAGTAATTTATGGCAATATCACACaatttgtaaataaataaactatacaACTTCCATGACTCaatatcttattattatcagcCCTCTTAATCCATTTTGAACAAAGTCTTTATCTATgtacaaaattaaaaagaattgACCAAGATGATCATAACAATAGAGATGTGGCAGAGCcgtgcatctctctcttctgctcTTCACAGTTATAAATATCTTAAGGAGAGGTAACATCTACCAGGCTTGGTATCCTAAACAAACATGGACGAACTGACTTGAACACTTAATACAATCCAATTATAACAGCTACTTCTTTACCAATGTCATCTAAAAACTCTACACAACACAAGATCAGAAAGCTCGTGGTATTGTCAACTATCAGGCTTTTCTGAAGTCAGTCAATTGCTTCTTGATGGTGTCAGTGTCCACTCAGTATGGCACAATTTGGGGCCCCTGCAATGTTCACTTCAATTCACTGCAGCTTTGctactttatttgtatattgCACTCAAATACTCATTAGGACCACCTTACTTTTCATGTGAACCCTTTCTTTGCTATTATTTTCAATAAAGTGATGTTCATTCATACTTGCTTGAGCTGCACTGGTAAATTTGTCTTTACATATCAGGAAATGAGTCACTACCCTTCTTAATGCACAAGTCTCAGCACACTGTTGAGGGCAAGTACAGGCACATATATGAACACAAAATGCACTCCAATTATGTACTTTCCACAAAAACAGTACTGGACCAGAACTAACACACAAATTTTCAAGAGAAATTCACACACCTCATGCTCTAATTTTTTATTAGTGAGAAATCTCACACAGTCATGAGAAAGGAACTTCTAGATCCAAGTGCTTATTTGTTATATCTTTTTTACAGGTTTACAGTGTCTTGTGGCACAGACAGACGAACTGAGCACTTCCTCTGCTGATGGTCACCGACTTGCTCATATCCAAGCACCAGCATGGCTCTCCAAGATGTGGGCGGCGTCGGGCCGACCCATCACTCGCAGCACATTGAGGAGGTCGGTGACTGCATTGGGTTCCCTGTGCCGAGCCTCCCACAGGTCCAAGATGTGCTCTGTAGGACTCTCCTTGCATGCAAAATAATTCAAGTACCTGCAAAATTTTGGTTATTTTATAACCTTCCCATTGCTAATATATTATACATTTTCTTAAACTTGACAGTAAGCAACAAACCAACAGATCTGCTTGGTATGATACAATCAGTAGTGCTTATAAATTATGCCTCATTCATTGTACTAGAGTTTGGTTCTAGCCTCTACTTGAGTTTTTTTCTGAAAGTGCCTCCAACTTTTTACTATTCTTAACTCAGGAATTATTATTAGTGAAGAGTTGATGAACATATTCTGTTTGCCAGATGTTAAGAATTTAATGTGAGCAAAAGACAgaagatgaaagtaaagagaagggaTTGTCTTCAAAGGAGAAAGTAATAATGTTAAACTTTATTTTGGGAAGTTGAAAACTCaagtgggagagaaaatgaatgagaataatATCTTGGATTGTGTAAAATAAGAAttaggagatgagaggaagtgCAATACAAAGGAGAAGAGTGTGGTTAGGTGATGGAATAAGTACTTATATGAAAGAATAATTGTTTTTATATATCATGTGAGATGTGTGTATTGAATGAAAGATACAATGGTCAAGAATATATAAGCTCATAAAATGTTTAACTGGAAGCATCTTTAGGCTAGAAAAAAATGGGTGGTGCAagtaagaatctctctctccacagtatGTCCCCACATTGTTTACAAACCAGTCACTCACTACAGCCTCTCAAGAAATTAGTGTGAGTTTTTTTGCAATAATATAGATAGAAttttaaataaaatcaatatatattattaatacAAAAATTGTGTACAACTCTAAATTTAACTCCAAGGGACACAAGAAGTGTGTGAGGCATGCTTCAGGACCCACCTGTCCACATTTAGCCGGGCAGCAAGCATGCGCCAGTCATTGCCCCGGGCATTGGGTGGGTCAAGGCAGCGGCACAGCTCCCACCGCAGTCGCTGTGGCAGGCGGAACACTCCAGGCTCAGGGGTCAGCTCCACCAGGGAGGAAAAGCCACTGCTAGATGTCACTGGTACCAAGGTGGATTTTCATTAACATAATGCTTACTCAGTCACTTGTATAATATTAAAATATTAAGCTAGCTGAGCTAGAACCTTACAGCAGCCATAACAACAAAAGTTAAGATGTACCTTTTATTTTGACTGAATAGAAAGCTACTAATAATTCTATTTTAATATCTGCTTCTTTTGCCTCTCCTTACAGTCCTCAAGTACTTTTATCTCCACACCTTCATTTGTGCAATGAAAATGTGCCTGGCCCTGTCCCATATAGCTAGGATATTATTGTGGTATTTTTTAGAGCTTAGAACTACTACAATCTCTTCATTTCAGACTGTTGAGAGGATGGTAGCCAGTGGAGTAAGAAACACTGTAGCTCATCCACAATGTGTATACTTTCTTCCAGGAAGTTAATTTTTTCAATTCTTGTTTTCCATAAACATTATTCAGTAGCATGCATTCATTGATCTGCACTGGTGTGAGGGTGGACATACAATAGCACTCAGTGCCTAAACACTTTTAATTCTGGATTAtaagtgtaaaaaaaatttaaagacTTTCAGAGTCCATGTCTTGCAATTGCTTCTGCTATTCAGTGATTGGTATATGGGTAATGACATCACACCTGTAGAAGTGGCCTAGGCTGCTCCACCCTGGTCTGCCTCACATTTATATGCTTTAGATTTCTCATCTCACAATAAAAATTTCTAGATAAGAATTTACTGGTGATATAATGATATAAAATGTCATAACTATATAATATTTGTTTATAAACTGTCATAACTAAAATATTATTAGTTTATAAATTATGTcaattacattttcttcaagtTGAATATCACTAGAATGCATATGAAATAAGTTTTGTGATATAAAAATATTGGGGAAAAATATGGCAGATACAAATGTAAAGCAGAGTGGTAAGATGCAGCCTTGGCCACAGCAACAGGCGTGACAATCCAGAAGTCAATCAACAAACAGGAGTGGTGTGACTTGTGTAATCCACAATCTTTGAGTGCTGTTGCATATTTCCCTCACATTAATGTAGATTCAACACAGCTAGctaagctaatttttttttcatggggaAGGAGAATTGAGGAAGAAACTAACCTTCTGGCAGAGGATACATTGCATTGTTCCTCAGTTTTCAAATTTGTCTTacaataaatgtaaaaaatgaaGATTTGCGTCTTGTTATACAGAGTGATTTAAGTGGTCACCATGACACTAAACGGATCATTTATGAATCATTCAGTCTTGCCTGAGAACCATCCATGACTTGCACTAGTAACTGATGTTCATTCCTCAAGATCTTAATTTTGTAAAGTACTTGTATGTACACCTTTTGTCCTTTGAGGAATGGGTGTCAGTTTACTGGAGCAAGTCATGGACTGACCATTTTGTGGCAAGCCAATGGTTTGTTTGTATTCGGTGCCACAGTGCACACTTGTCTGGAATTACAAACCCTACACATTTTCTATCCTACACATTTTTCTATATCTATTTGAAAACCATCATCACATTCACATTCTGCTATCCCAGCCAGATTTAGCTGTTCTGAGTATCATAAGTgtaatgggattttttttcagcttgtttctgaatgttattttgtatgATGCTACAAAAACTGCACATTCAGGTGTGAGGATTATGCCTTTCCGATAAACTGTTTAATTAAAAAAGATACTGGCAATGAAATTCCTTAAGGAATGAAATCAAATCCTCTAGGAGTGACACTGTGGACAGCCATGACAGTAGTGTACCTGTGGAGGTTCTTGGAGCAAGGTGTGCTGGGGAGGCTGTCACTGGTGCGTAGGGGAAATCAGAGTTGATTCTGATGACCTGCCGGTGAGTGGAGGATCCTTTCTGCTGTGCCACCATCCTGCAGGCCAGAGGAGCTGAGGATCCTTCAGTTCTCTCCAGAGTGAAGGATATACTCACAGGATCATTCTTCGCACCCCACAGTTTCTCAAAGGAAATTTCCTGAGAAGAGAAGTAATACATATTACAAGCGGACTTAAGTAACCTACAAATGAaagccaaaataataataaccttaaCATGTTAAAATTTTAGGTACTGCACAATACTACTTACAACAACTGTTAAAATTTTAGGTATTGCACAACACTACTTACAATAACTATTCTACAGTAATAATATGCATCCACTGTATGGGGATTTTGCAGCTGCATCCTTAAAAATTCTGCTGATTAAATTAGCACAATTGTCTTCCATCTCTACTCCATAATGACCATCTGATAAGAGAGCATGCAGGTGACTGTTACCAAAAGCTATCTACATATTGATATACCAGGCTAGAAATCCCATATGGGATCACTCATAAGGCACTACATATTCACACATTCTTGGCCCCACCAATACAACCAACACTAATACAGTTTATTGTTTAATAAGCTGAAAGTTGTCCTAACCTTGTACTGGTGGCCAGGTCTGATGCGCCAGCCAGGGCCAAGGTCATCCAGTGTGAGGCACAGGTTGGCACCACAGTCCTGGAGAAGCATCATCTTTGGTTTGTCTAGAAGGGAGGCACCTCGACGCTTTTCCTGCTGTGTCACACCTGCAACATAAGGTATGTTGTCATCATCCATGATCAATAATCCTCATGCACATCTCAATAGATAATATTCAACAAGCATGAGCTATATAATTTTAACCAGCATTAATGTTCCTGACACAAAGATAAGAATATAGTTAAAAAGAATACAgttaaaaaatgttaaatatatatagacCCAGTATGCTTTACGATAAACAAATCTCAGCACAATATGATTATCCTTGGCAGCCAAATATCATATATCTGTCCAGTAAGCTCAAGTTGGTGCTTTTCAAATTTTTACTAAAATGATGCTTTCTCAAATGACATGCAGCTAACCTGAAAATAACCAACTTTTATTATTAGTTAGCTGAAAATAACcaacttttattattataactaaataaatttgacaaaactaaaataaatactgACAAGAAGTGTATATTTAAAAAAGAAGTTCATGTCAAGTTGATTTAGAATATAATCAATGGCATTACTTTAGAAAAATGACTAACATTTACAACAAAATTATTCaacatttaaaaataaaatttacAAAATTACTCAACATTTAAAAATATATGTGTGAACTTCATAAATGTGTTACAGGTTGGACAAGAGTGGGCTTACAGGCGAGGGCTGCTGAGGTGTCCTGCATGACATGAAGAGTGACGGTGAGTGTGCCAgctggggtggggggaggggcagaGGTCACCACCTTCACCTGCTTGACAGCGGCATTTGACCCAGCACTCTCACCCACCAGCACAAATTTCTGCATCAGTTCTGTCATCATGTGAACCTGAGAAAGATGATTATATCTTAGTCCAAGTAGGTCCATGGGAGACTGGTCCTGATCAAGGGCAGTCCATCTGTTCATGTGACATCACTGCTGTATTTATGATGTGctgtattcttctttctctcacccctattctgtccacctctctaatgcaagagttaaccagtactctcaatcattcatccctatctctggtaaactctggaactccctgcctgcttctgtatttccaccttcctatgacttgaattccttcaagagggagatttcaagacacttatcaatttttgaccactgctttgacccttttatgggactggcatttcagtgggcatttttttttattggatttttgttgcccttggccagtgtcctttctacatagaaaaaaaaaaaattgtctgaAGGTCAACAGTTGAAGGAAACCCAATATGTGATACCATGCTCTAACCCCAGATTTCATTCGTAACTTCCACCTATAGATAACTGTGGTGGGGTTATTAATGCATTTTTAAGGAGAACCCTTTACATcaaacaaagcaaaatataataatactCTAGTCTATCAATCTATATACTACTCAGTAGTCCCACACAGGGTAGTCCATACAAGACACCACACAACTCAAACATGTACCATTCACACATTAGCCCTATCAGCCTCTgttggaaagggacagtctcctGGACCACTGTACTACACCGGAGGAGTCCGAACACAACACAGCTGGGAGCACACGTCCACAACAAGGGTCAACAGCATACACTGGTTTACTCTCaccccttcataatgagactcCAATCCTGAGACCACAGCAGATGCTCTCTAGAGCTTAAATTTATTCTATTGTATTCTGAATGACATTTAATACTGAAGTATATATACTCCAATGATGGGCATGAAAACACTGTAAATGTACTGTGCCTTCCAGAGTGAGATGCaacaccctttccttccccacctGAGCTCCATCAAGCTGAGTAAAGACAGGAGTGTCAATTCGTTCCTCCCCCATGGTGATGAGTCTGGTCCAGGGCTCCTCACCACCGCTGTTGCTGTTGGGCGGGGAGGAGGATGACCCAGATGATGTGGAGGAGGCAGTGTGCGTGTTGCTGACTTGTGTGGAGAAGATGTGGAGCTGCCATGTGGCGTGCTGGAGGGAGGCACAGTGTTCAAAGGACAGCACAGCAGGCTTGAGGAGGGACCCGCCGCCCACCAGCCCACAGCACACCACAGGGCTCAGCAGTGTCTGCAATGAATTAATGCATACTCAGTTTTCactaatatatttatttattgaaagGTAAGTTTCATAATATTCAGAGTTTGAATTTAAAATATATCCAAGAGTAATAGTTAAGCTCATGTAAAAGCTTTATCTCCCAGTTTCTAACACCAAAAATTTTAGAATGGTTTGCTATCAGTAAGAATATATACAAGTTCATGGAATCCCAACCAATTTATGAAAGCTTTGAAACCTGTGATCATATCAAAGAGACAGAAAATCAAGATATCTATAATTGTTTGTTGAGAGGAGAGTTCCTGGAGCTGACAGAGCAAATACTCTCCACAACACTGGAATGTGGTCATGAAGATCAATGAACATGTTGCTCAAAGAATTAACCTGTCTGTCAGTAAGAGCTGGAGTGTTTCCTGCGCAGGAGTCCACAGTCACATAGAATTGTTGGCGAGCATCAGCAGGCAGGGCGCCGCTGGGGATGGTCAGTACTACTCCATGCTCTGCCACTATCAGACGCCCTCCTGCTGAGGTCACTGTCCCCCAGGCTGACGACCCTTCACCCATGGTCACCTCCTTGGGTGGCTGACTCTCTCGGGCAGCTTCAGAACACGAGGCTGATGTTGGCCGAGAGTCTGTGTGGGATTGTCACAATGGGAACACTCTGATATATGAAAGATAAAATTCATAATATCTAACCCTATAAATTTTTCTGTTAATGCTAATTGTGAGGATGAACTGTAGGATATGATATGTAGCTGGAAAAGCAGAAGCTCAAATGAACCAGATGATAGGAGACAAATGTTGATGTATAAGATAAAAGATGTGTTTTGTGCAAAGACTGAACctgcaataataatgaaagtactGAATGCATTTAACTAAGAGCTGtatgtaataaaaatatattactgCAAGAAAACTATTAGCAATAATGATATTActgatcattattttttacatcaGTGTTACCTTGTATGATACAAATGATCAATACAAAAAACTAATGCAGCCACAACATGGAATGTAAGGCAGCACACATGACACACAGGACTCACTAGAGGTAGCATCACTGGAGAGGGAGGCGGGGGAGTCACTGCGGGGTGGCTTTTCCAGGGAGGACATGGGAGAGTCAAGACCTCGGCCTCCACCACTGCCCTCCACCGTGGGTGTAGCCAAAGCACGTGGAGGTAGTAGGTGGCATGCCTCTGAAGGGGCCGGGGAGTCATGTGAGGGGCGTAGGTGAGGAACATCATAGTGATGTTCTGAGGCAGGGGTAACACTTCCAGAGGCCCCTCTTCCACTGGCAGGGGCTGAGTAGTGCTCCTCATAAACTGACCCCACTAGGCCACCGTTCGACTTGTGGCCACTGGAGACAGATGCCGGGTCGCTGTAGGCATGGTCATAGCAGAGAGGCAAGCCGGTGGGAGGCAGAGGCGCCATGCCGACTCCCTGGGTGAGGTCTGGAGCCAGGCCCTTCAGCTTCTTTGTTGTGTCTGAGTAGAAGGGCATTGGGTAGTCTGTGGGAGACTCTAGGTGAGACAACAGGCAATGGTACAATGGCAGTGATGCATTGTGTAAGAGAGAATCTAAGTGCACAATAATACACAcgtgtacaaacacacacacacacacaatcaatcaatcaatcaatagtaAGAAATTGTACAAAAAAGAGCAAGGAAAGTTGTGATATATGGCTTTCCTAACAGAGCAATGGAATTCACCGACTGATGAAGTTGCATGTGCAAGGAGCATTCATAGCTTTATGGGTAAATACGACGAATTAACTTGAAAAGATGGGACATTGGAACATTACAAGCTTGACTTAACTTGTAAAATTACAGGAAACACACCTGATGCAGCAATTTCGTACATGGGTCCATCCTGGCGGTCCTTACGGTTGAATTTCCtgaagaccaccaccagcagcagcagcaccagaggCACCAGCACTGCCAGCACCACAATCAGTGTGATGTCCTGCTGCACTGCTGCAGCCGTTGCTGTGGAGGAAAAGGCTTCATAAGGCAGTATCCTGAAGACATCAATGCTTCATGTTATATAGTATGACTGAGATACACAATATACATCCTACTTGTTATTTACAGCTGGAGCCTCTCATCTTTATGCTCATCTGAATCATCCCTACGAACTTCTGCAATTAACTCGATGTTCATCTTCATGGCTACACAGACACTATCTTGATTATCCTCACACTATTCCAGGCACAAGAAGCTGACACAGTCCAACCCTCCAACCAAGACGTATCCCAGATTCATCTAACAAACTGCCTGTGGTGAATTTTGGCCATTGTCACTGAGACTTATTATAACTTGGGTAATTTCTTGGTGGTTCATTCTGACCCACTCCCACATAAGAAGTATTGGTGATGAAAGATAAGGGGAAATAACAACAatggtaataacaacaatgtTGATTGTGAAAGATATAAAcagattaataaatagataaatagaaaaatgaataataataataataataataataataataataataatagtgtcgATGTGTTACCTCTAAaattcattactatttttattattattattattattattattattattattattattattattattattattattatcatcatcatcatcatcattatcattatcaccagtaTCACCAATTATTTCTATTAATGCAGACAATGGAAATACAATGCGGGGTCAGGACAAAGCGGGGGTGGCCAGGAGCACTGCTGTATGTTCGTGCAAGCAACTAACCGAGCTTCAGGCAACCTTAATAGAGAGATGGAGACAAAAAGAGGAGAATACTGGATGCCAAACactgacaataatgatgatgatgatagcactagtaacagtagtagtagtaatagtagttgtaactataacaataataataataataataataataataatagtgacgaCAACACCAACAATTAATTAACAAACGACATGCCTTtgacaaaatatataaagaccAAGTTCTCATAACCACATCATACATATTCACAGCCTCAGGGGACAGAGCATGACGGGCAGGGGAAAGGAATGACACCATGACACCTAGATATAAGACTTGTATTATAAAGAGATAACACGAAAAGTAGGAATATTTCTCTATCTCTAATATTTGCCTGGCGGGAACTTACCTTTAGCGTCCCAATTTCGACCGTGTGCAGTCCTAAGGGGGTCTATGGAGAGAATTTAGCACAAGAGCATTGTTTATATTGTCTACGAATAGGGGAAGTTATTATTTGTTCTCATAGTTTCACAGTTGAGTCAGTACTGAAAGGATGACAGCTAGAACAATGTTAGGCAGGTCACCACCATACACTCCCTTGGGTCTGATGTCTTTCATTCAACATAACCCCAACAACACAGGCAAAGAAACAGACGCAAAACTGAAATTAACACACAAATCCTCGTCTACCTGAACCCAaaacataattaaaataaataaagcaaagtcCTTTTAAAATTTGATATTAGAGGAAAAACTGGGAATTCCTGTCTGAaatatttttctctgttttgaGAGGAATTTCATCAATAGACAGCTTCTGCTCTACATTCATCCTCCCTATTTATATCTGCCTTCCTATCTGCTcctctctatcctcctctcgCTCCTTCCGCCCAAAGCAATGCCGGCAGCGACCCTCCTCTTCACGCTCTGAGCATTACAATGTTATCTGACGGTGCGGCGAActagtggaaggaagaaaagaggactcGGAACACGAggggaggatagagagagaatagggtaTACGGGAtgaaggagtggagagggaCGACTGGATGGGATGAGATGGGTGACGTAGGAGAGGATGGGGTAGGTggtgaagaggggaaaagaggataaggagagaaccactttcttcctttcaacaTGCTGCGttataaaattctctctctctctctctctctctctctctctctctctctctctctctctctctctctctctctctctctctctctaactcgaCAATTTTTCTCTAAATACGGATGTCaatcatcatacacacacacacacacacacacacacacagttcttaTCACAAAAATATTCATAGGATTACTACAGAGTAACTAATGCATTGTCAAATATGAACATAACAGCATacgtataagaaaaaaaaaaaaaaggaaggcatacgttacaaaacaaaacaaaccacacaaaacaaaaaaatcctcCCATCCCACAACAATTATCCGACAGAATATCAAACAGGATTGACTGGAAAAGCTGATTCAtccatacgagagagagagagagagagagagagagagagagagagagagagagagagagagagagagagagagagagagttgattgaGATTCCTATAGATGCCTGGGAATGATTCTCTGAGGGGGAATAATTCTGTATGCAATTATTCCAAGTTCAAAGGGAGAGTGGAGTGAGGGAAtggcgaggaggagagggagagaagggaggaaagacgcACAGCAGACGGAAATAATGCAAGGAAAACAACAGGGAAATGTCACTCAAAGACTCGTAATGCTGATCAGAGTGGAATGTGAAATGGTTTGTGAGTTGGTGCTACTGATGTCGAAAAAAAGgaacgaggggaaaaaatagtgcAGAACGCGATGTAACTATGATTTCTGatcggtttctctctctctctctctctctctctctctctctctctctctctctctctctctctctctaggcaatATGATACTTGTCCTTTGCTCTCAGGAGTATGGCAAAATATTCTACCCCTTGAGCTTTAGTTTAATATTCTTTCttatgtgtgatttt
This window encodes:
- the LOC135105664 gene encoding netrin receptor UNC5C-like, whose amino-acid sequence is MVKWAQGERRPLPGAPRPPQRRPEVLLALLLLLQAAVFLPTATADPAPHPGPEEGSEEEGDGPLTGVPDNSPPIILEDPQDAYVIKNKPATLSCRAAHALKVTFKCNGGPPAPESQTETSFVDPMTGVRVVEVQMEVERSMVEGVEGFDDSGYGCHCVAWSSRGLTPSKTAKVATAYLRRYFQEPPYSQSVPLEQHVELRCLPPLGRPHPTVTWLKDSVPIDLEKQPSYKISSEGSLLILSARPEDSANYTCEAENVAAKRVSEPAILKVYVDGGWSSWSSWSACSNRCGRGMQRRTRTCSAPTPQNGGAACQGLAVQKTDCSHLCPAVDGAWASWSSWSTCGPDCRHHRQRSCSSPAPLHGGRYCPGDDFTSANCTGGMCRNGRGPSGRMYGDKSTTEEATAAAVQQDITLIVVLAVLVPLVLLLLVVVFRKFNRKDRQDGPMYEIAASDYPMPFYSDTTKKLKGLAPDLTQGVGMAPLPPTGLPLCYDHAYSDPASVSSGHKSNGGLVGSVYEEHYSAPASGRGASGSVTPASEHHYDVPHLRPSHDSPAPSEACHLLPPRALATPTVEGSGGGRGLDSPMSSLEKPPRSDSPASLSSDATSNSRPTSASCSEAARESQPPKEVTMGEGSSAWGTVTSAGGRLIVAEHGVVLTIPSGALPADARQQFYVTVDSCAGNTPALTDRQTLLSPVVCCGLVGGGSLLKPAVLSFEHCASLQHATWQLHIFSTQVSNTHTASSTSSGSSSSPPNSNSGGEEPWTRLITMGEERIDTPVFTQLDGAQVHMMTELMQKFVLVGESAGSNAAVKQVKVVTSAPPPTPAGTLTVTLHVMQDTSAALACVTQQEKRRGASLLDKPKMMLLQDCGANLCLTLDDLGPGWRIRPGHQYKEISFEKLWGAKNDPVSISFTLERTEGSSAPLACRMVAQQKGSSTHRQVIRINSDFPYAPVTASPAHLAPRTSTVTSSSGFSSLVELTPEPGVFRLPQRLRWELCRCLDPPNARGNDWRMLAARLNVDRYLNYFACKESPTEHILDLWEARHREPNAVTDLLNVLRVMGRPDAAHILESHAGAWI